Proteins encoded in a region of the Ziziphus jujuba cultivar Dongzao chromosome 3, ASM3175591v1 genome:
- the LOC107422096 gene encoding uncharacterized protein LOC107422096, translating to MKRMIALGFEGSANKIGVGVVTLDGTILSNPRHTYITPPGQGFLPRETAQHHLQHVLPLIKSALETAQITHQEIDCLCYTKGPGMGAPLQVAAIVVRVLSQLWKKPIVAVNHCVAHIEMGRVVTGADDPVVLYVSGGNTQVIAYSEGRYRIFGETIDIAVGNCLDRFARVLTLSNDPSPGYNIEQLAKKGEQFIDLPYVVKGMDVSFSGILSYIEATAEEKLKNNECTPADLCYSLQETLFAMLVEITERAMAHCDKKDVLIVGGVGCNERLQEMMRIMCAERGGKLFATDDRYCVDNGAMIAYTGLLAFVHGASTPLEESTFTQRFRTDEVEAVWRVKNESATVNT from the exons ATGAAAAGAATGATAGCTTTGGGGTTTGAGGGTTCAGCCAACAAGATTGGTGTTGGAGTTGTAACCTTAGATGGCACCATTCTGTCTAACCCACGCCATACCTATATTACCCCTCCTGGCCAAGGTTTCCTTCCACGAGAAACTGCTCAACATCATCTCCAACACGTACTCCCACTAATCAAATCTGCTTTGGAAACTGCTCAAATAACTCATCAAGAAATTGATTGTCTCTGTTATACCAAGGGTCCTGGCATGGGAGCGCCACTGCAAGTTGCAGCTATTGTTGTCAGGGTTCTCTCCCAGCTGTGGAAGAAACCTATTGTTGCAGTTAACCACTGTGTTGCACATATTGAGATGGGAAGGGTTGTGACAGGCGCAGATGATCCTGTTGTGTTATATGTAAGTGGTGGGAATACACAAGTAATTGCATACAGTGAAGGACGGTATAGAATCTTCGGAGAGACCATTGATATTGCTGTTGGGAATTGTTTGGATCGGTTTGCTAGGGTTTTAACTCTCTCTAATGATCCTAGCCCAGGATATAATATTGAGCAG cTTGCCAAGAAAGGAGAACAATTTATAGACCTCCCTTATGTTGTCAAAGGCATGGATGTTTCTTTTAGTGGAATATTAAGCTATATTGAAGCCACTGCCGAGGAGAAGCTCAAAAACAATGAATGCACTCCAGCAGACTTGTGCTACTCCTTACAG GAAACGTTGTTTGCAATGCTTGTGGAAATTACGGAACGAGCAATGGCACACTGTGACAAGAAAGATGTTCTAATTGTTGGTGGTGTTGGTTGCAACGAACGTTTGCAAGAGATGATGAGAATAATGTGCGCTGAGCGGGGTGGAAAGCTGTTTGCAACTGATGATAGGTATTGCGTTGACAATGGAGCTATGATTGCTTATACTGGTCTGCTTGCTTTTGTTCATGGTGCATCAACCCCGCTGGAAGAATCAACATTTACTCAGCGGTTCCGGACTGATGAAGTGGAAGCAGTGTGGAGAGTGAAAAATGAGTCAGCAACGGTGAATACATAA